From a single Microbacterium terrisoli genomic region:
- a CDS encoding SOS response-associated peptidase translates to MCGRFVVANVGSELVGVLRVDVTGDDLPAPSYNVAPTDHAAIVLDSIKTEPPTRRLESARWGLIPPWAKDVSIGARAINARAEEVEDKPMFRNALIKHRAVIPASGYYEWKKTDSGKIPHFIHPAGDEPMFFAGLYEWWKNPAATDDASRWVLSFTILTRDAIGHLGSIHDRMPLFLDPDFADAWLDPTTENVGDILDAAVDAAPDVAATLTDHVVSSAVGNVRNNSPELIEPVE, encoded by the coding sequence ATGTGCGGACGGTTCGTAGTGGCCAATGTGGGATCTGAGCTCGTCGGTGTGCTGCGCGTGGATGTGACCGGCGACGATCTGCCGGCTCCTTCGTACAACGTCGCACCCACCGATCACGCGGCGATCGTGCTCGACTCGATCAAGACCGAACCTCCCACGCGCCGACTCGAGTCCGCGCGCTGGGGACTGATCCCGCCGTGGGCGAAGGATGTCTCCATCGGTGCTCGCGCGATCAATGCCCGTGCCGAAGAGGTCGAAGACAAGCCGATGTTCCGCAACGCCCTGATCAAACATCGCGCCGTGATTCCGGCATCCGGCTATTACGAATGGAAGAAGACCGACAGCGGCAAGATCCCGCACTTCATCCACCCTGCCGGCGACGAGCCGATGTTCTTCGCGGGACTCTATGAGTGGTGGAAGAACCCGGCCGCCACGGACGACGCCTCGCGCTGGGTGCTCAGCTTCACGATCCTGACTCGCGATGCCATCGGCCACCTGGGGTCGATCCACGACCGCATGCCCCTGTTCCTCGACCCCGACTTCGCCGATGCGTGGCTCGACCCCACGACCGAGAACGTGGGCGACATCCTCGACGCGGCCGTCGACGCGGCCCCCGACGTCGCCGCCACGCTCACCGACCACGTGGTCTCGTCAGCCGTCGGCAACGTCCGCAACAACTCGCCCGAACTGATCGAGCCCGTCGAATGA
- a CDS encoding DUF805 domain-containing protein produces the protein MSTTPSTSPGDLPPAGWYPDPQGGDGQRWWNGAGWSTQTRPAQAPPAPPAPPTHQADAPYGNAAGYGATPGYGATPGYGTAPGYGTTPGYTQSGAGAGGYGASGYGAGYTGAPGYAVAPPIGTWRSAADDRPLVTGIGSAIRTIFSKYARFDGRAGRPEFWYWSLFEGIIFVGVYLLMIFTVFGSMAAMNGPRMFYTGFGGFSGLFIVLLWLWALATLVPGLAVTVRRLRDAGYHWALIFIALIPFGAIAVLVLCAMPSKYP, from the coding sequence GTGAGCACCACCCCTTCGACATCGCCCGGCGATCTGCCACCCGCCGGCTGGTACCCCGACCCTCAGGGCGGCGACGGACAGCGCTGGTGGAACGGCGCCGGCTGGTCCACGCAGACGCGTCCTGCGCAGGCTCCTCCGGCACCGCCGGCTCCCCCGACCCATCAGGCTGACGCTCCCTACGGCAATGCCGCGGGGTACGGCGCGACACCGGGGTACGGCGCGACACCGGGGTACGGCACCGCGCCGGGATACGGCACGACGCCGGGCTACACGCAGAGCGGCGCCGGCGCCGGAGGTTACGGGGCGAGCGGGTACGGCGCCGGATACACCGGCGCTCCCGGCTACGCCGTGGCACCGCCGATCGGCACATGGCGATCGGCGGCCGACGACCGCCCGCTGGTGACCGGCATCGGCAGTGCCATCCGCACCATCTTCAGCAAGTACGCGCGCTTCGACGGCCGGGCCGGTCGCCCCGAGTTCTGGTACTGGTCGCTGTTCGAGGGCATCATCTTCGTGGGTGTGTACCTGCTCATGATCTTCACCGTCTTCGGTTCGATGGCGGCGATGAACGGGCCGAGGATGTTCTACACCGGTTTCGGCGGTTTCAGCGGACTATTCATCGTGCTCCTGTGGTTGTGGGCGCTGGCGACACTCGTCCCCGGTCTCGCCGTGACCGTGCGGCGGCTTCGCGACGCCGGCTACCACTGGGCTCTGATCTTCATCGCACTCATCCCGTTCGGTGCCATCGCCGTACTGGTGCTGTGCGCGATGCCGAGCAAGTACCCCTGA
- a CDS encoding DedA family protein: protein MNDVLTGILDAIQAVDPLLRVLLAGLAMLLETSVLVGVVVPGDTIVLVAGTATGSFWQGLALVAAIVAGSMIGESIGFWLGRLLGPRIRHSRVGGWLGERNWERAEGYLHRRGGLAIFISRFLPVLHSLVPLTVGMTGYSYRRFLAWTAPACVIWASAYVAASGLAAGTYRELAARLHFAGYLFVGFIVVFLVAVVIVKKVLERIERRHFVGSADEQSH, encoded by the coding sequence GTGAACGACGTCCTGACGGGGATCCTCGACGCCATACAGGCCGTCGACCCGCTGCTGCGGGTGTTGCTCGCGGGCCTTGCGATGCTGCTCGAGACCAGCGTGCTAGTCGGCGTCGTGGTGCCGGGCGACACGATCGTGCTCGTGGCCGGCACCGCGACGGGCTCGTTCTGGCAGGGCCTGGCATTGGTCGCCGCGATCGTCGCCGGATCGATGATCGGCGAGAGCATCGGATTCTGGCTGGGTCGACTGCTGGGTCCCCGCATCCGTCACTCCCGTGTGGGCGGATGGCTCGGCGAACGCAACTGGGAGCGCGCCGAAGGGTATCTGCACCGGCGTGGGGGCCTCGCCATCTTCATCTCGAGGTTCTTGCCGGTGCTGCATTCGCTCGTCCCGCTGACGGTCGGTATGACCGGCTACTCCTATCGACGGTTCCTCGCGTGGACGGCTCCGGCGTGCGTGATCTGGGCGAGCGCCTACGTCGCCGCCTCGGGGCTGGCCGCAGGCACCTACCGCGAACTGGCCGCCCGCCTGCACTTCGCCGGGTATCTGTTCGTCGGATTCATCGTCGTGTTCCTCGTGGCCGTCGTGATCGTCAAGAAGGTGCTCGAACGCATCGAGCGGCGTCATTTCGTCGGCTCCGCGGACGAGCAGTCGCACTGA
- a CDS encoding App1 family protein has product MPENTAAARRADVLWLARLEYRFHAWRERRARRRGLTPTVAAFPGYGGENWVRVLGRVLITPPARGSADGEYGGVRGWRSFMAVPIGFAQVTVTIDGVAHDVVSDRGGVVDTVLPTSLAPGWHTISMSVEDGEPVDTRVFIVGADVGFGIVCDVDDTVMVTALPRPLVAAWNSFVVDEHARQPVPGMSVLLERLVRENPGAPVVFLSTGAWNVGPTLLRFLGRHLFPAGALLLTDWGPTHDRWFRSGTAHKSDNLERLATEFPDLAWLLIGDDGQHDDMIYTQFAVRHPQSVAAVAIRRLSSTEAMLAGGRTTVDPHAAAAVPWVSGDDGAALLQRLEEVGVARSS; this is encoded by the coding sequence ATGCCCGAGAACACCGCTGCGGCGCGTCGCGCCGATGTGCTGTGGCTGGCGCGGCTCGAATACCGCTTTCATGCGTGGCGTGAGCGCCGTGCGCGCCGCCGTGGCCTGACCCCGACCGTCGCCGCCTTTCCGGGATACGGCGGTGAGAACTGGGTGCGCGTGCTCGGCCGAGTGCTGATCACTCCCCCCGCCCGCGGCAGCGCCGACGGCGAGTACGGCGGGGTGCGCGGCTGGCGCAGCTTCATGGCGGTTCCGATCGGGTTCGCCCAGGTCACCGTGACGATCGACGGCGTTGCGCACGACGTCGTCTCTGACCGCGGCGGCGTGGTCGACACGGTCCTGCCCACCTCGCTGGCGCCCGGCTGGCACACGATCTCGATGTCGGTCGAAGACGGAGAACCCGTCGACACCCGCGTCTTCATCGTCGGAGCGGATGTCGGCTTCGGCATCGTCTGCGATGTGGATGACACGGTGATGGTCACCGCCCTCCCCCGCCCGCTGGTGGCGGCCTGGAACTCGTTCGTCGTCGACGAGCACGCCCGCCAGCCGGTGCCGGGCATGTCGGTGCTGCTGGAACGTCTGGTGCGCGAAAACCCCGGCGCCCCCGTGGTCTTCCTCTCGACCGGCGCGTGGAACGTGGGGCCGACCCTGCTGCGCTTTCTCGGCCGACACCTGTTCCCCGCTGGGGCACTGCTGCTCACCGACTGGGGCCCCACACACGATCGGTGGTTCCGCAGCGGAACAGCGCACAAGTCCGACAACCTCGAGCGACTCGCCACCGAGTTCCCCGATCTCGCCTGGCTCCTCATCGGCGATGACGGCCAGCACGACGACATGATCTACACGCAGTTCGCCGTCCGCCACCCGCAGAGCGTGGCCGCCGTCGCGATTCGCCGACTCTCCTCCACCGAGGCGATGCTGGCCGGCGGTCGCACCACGGTGGATCCCCACGCCGCCGCGGCAGTGCCATGGGTCAGCGGCGACGACGGCGCCGCCCTGCTGCAACGCCTTGAAGAAGTCGGCGTCGCCCGCTCGTCCTGA
- the pabB gene encoding aminodeoxychorismate synthase component I, with amino-acid sequence MTSPFTLRPLPVWPDPADVFCAVAADHADVFWLDAGPDADSGCSWVGWGEAEAPEVVHAARCAGDERAAGVDRFTAGWVGWIGYEAGAARAGAPVTADDPVVPAERWLRVRGLVAFDHETGHAWLAGEIDLGAAAPARMEASSPGLTARSRDDPGAYAEMIGRCREAIRAGDAYQLCLTTRFDVVGEIDPIDAYLRLRADSPTHHGGVIRSGGVALLSASPERFVEVHGRSLRTRPIKGTRPRGADDADDAAQAAELLASVKERAENIMIVDLMRNDLARVCEPGTVRVERLLEVESYPAVHQLVSTVSGRLPQAATVGEVLDGVFPAGSMTGAPKLSAMTLLHGIETGPRGVYAGCFGWVGADGGLDLAMVIRSILVHPGGAYVGAGGGITWRSDAAAEVAEVGLKARAPLAALGAAVPPGW; translated from the coding sequence ATGACGTCTCCCTTCACCCTGCGGCCGCTGCCGGTGTGGCCCGACCCCGCCGACGTCTTCTGCGCCGTCGCGGCCGACCATGCCGATGTGTTCTGGCTGGATGCCGGGCCCGATGCCGACTCGGGGTGCAGCTGGGTCGGGTGGGGTGAGGCGGAGGCGCCCGAGGTGGTGCACGCCGCGCGCTGCGCAGGCGACGAGCGGGCCGCGGGCGTGGACCGCTTCACCGCCGGCTGGGTGGGCTGGATCGGCTACGAGGCGGGTGCGGCCCGAGCTGGGGCGCCGGTGACCGCAGACGATCCCGTCGTTCCCGCCGAGCGCTGGCTGCGTGTGCGCGGGCTTGTCGCCTTCGACCACGAGACCGGGCACGCCTGGCTCGCCGGCGAGATCGACCTCGGGGCCGCCGCACCCGCACGGATGGAGGCATCCTCCCCCGGACTCACCGCCCGCTCGCGCGACGACCCCGGCGCCTACGCCGAGATGATCGGCCGCTGCCGAGAGGCCATCCGGGCTGGTGACGCCTATCAGCTGTGTCTGACGACCCGGTTCGACGTGGTCGGCGAGATCGACCCGATCGACGCATACCTGCGACTGCGTGCCGACAGCCCCACCCATCACGGTGGTGTGATCCGCAGTGGCGGCGTTGCGCTGCTCAGCGCCAGCCCCGAGCGCTTCGTGGAAGTGCACGGCCGCAGCCTGCGCACCCGGCCGATCAAGGGCACCCGGCCACGGGGCGCCGACGATGCCGACGATGCCGCGCAAGCCGCAGAGCTGCTGGCCAGCGTCAAGGAGCGCGCCGAGAACATCATGATCGTCGATCTGATGCGCAACGACCTCGCCCGGGTCTGCGAGCCGGGCACCGTGCGGGTAGAACGGCTGCTCGAGGTGGAGAGCTACCCGGCGGTGCACCAGCTGGTCAGCACGGTGTCGGGTCGGCTGCCGCAGGCGGCCACCGTCGGAGAGGTGCTGGACGGCGTGTTTCCGGCCGGCAGCATGACCGGCGCCCCGAAGCTGTCGGCGATGACGCTGCTGCACGGGATCGAGACCGGGCCGCGTGGGGTGTACGCGGGGTGCTTCGGCTGGGTGGGCGCCGACGGCGGCTTGGACCTCGCGATGGTCATCCGATCGATCCTCGTGCACCCGGGTGGCGCGTACGTCGGCGCCGGTGGCGGCATCACCTGGCGATCGGACGCTGCAGCCGAGGTTGCGGAGGTGGGGCTGAAGGCGCGGGCCCCGCTGGCGGCGCTGGGCGCGGCGGTGCCGCCGGGATGGTGA
- a CDS encoding ComEC/Rec2 family competence protein, with protein sequence MRARDLRPVPIAAAAWAAAGVVVLVADVAAVMAIVLWAAALVLTVWAAWWARGTHRHGPGLWAIAAVTAAIAAAAASSAALALPQRTAAVELAVDGGRAITVHASVVGKAQRTARGDLMYDAVAHRIDVGPTPHTIEVPVSIRDGDAHTAPDVGSEIVVRGTAAQSMPGQRAVLVVRAGDAVALARAPTGVVAVSAQLRHALARATRGLPQPGAGLIPGLAVGDTGGVSVELDSQMKASSLSHLTAVSGANCAIVVGLAFGAAALCGARRSVRVGVGMLALGGFVLLVTPEPSVVRAAAMAAIAMLGVLLGRRGAGLSLLCAAVVVCVVADPWLAASMGFALSVVATAALLTLAAPLTRGLSRRLPRALALALAVPLAAQLACGPLLIVINPTVPLYGVIANLLAAPAAPVATVLGLAACLAAPIPLLASGLVALTWVPAAWIAAVAATSVDLPASAVPWIEGWPGAVLLAVVGAAIGVLILPPGHRRGQRAVRAASALLMAVVLGVGGGSAALRAAVGPLTLPGTWAIAACDVGQGDALLVRSASAVALIDTGPDPGALRACLDRFGIERIDILVLTHYDLDHVGGVDAVIGRADIVLHGPPASATDRRTLARLAGGGAQVVDAWAGTAGRLGGATWTVLWPREGDRVFTSGNQAGVVWDVRGGGVPASLFLADLDATSQRALLGTRALRPPYSVVKVAHHGSADQSPQLYRAAAGAVALISVGLGNDYGHPREKTLTFLRADGYVIARTDHSGVVTVAPAHDGVGVWRERPS encoded by the coding sequence GTGAGGGCGCGCGATCTTCGTCCGGTGCCGATCGCCGCTGCTGCGTGGGCGGCCGCGGGGGTGGTGGTGCTGGTTGCGGATGTGGCAGCGGTGATGGCGATCGTGCTGTGGGCAGCGGCGCTGGTGCTCACCGTGTGGGCCGCATGGTGGGCCAGGGGAACGCACCGGCACGGGCCCGGTCTGTGGGCGATCGCAGCCGTGACAGCCGCGATCGCCGCAGCCGCGGCGTCCTCTGCGGCTCTCGCCCTGCCGCAGCGCACAGCGGCCGTCGAGCTCGCCGTCGACGGCGGACGCGCGATCACCGTGCACGCGAGCGTCGTCGGCAAGGCGCAGCGCACCGCCCGCGGCGACCTCATGTACGACGCGGTCGCGCACCGCATCGACGTCGGGCCGACGCCACACACGATCGAGGTCCCGGTGTCGATTCGGGACGGCGACGCGCACACCGCACCGGACGTCGGCAGCGAGATCGTCGTGCGGGGTACGGCGGCGCAGTCCATGCCCGGCCAGCGCGCGGTGCTGGTCGTGCGCGCCGGGGATGCCGTGGCGCTCGCACGCGCACCGACGGGCGTCGTGGCGGTGTCGGCACAGCTGCGGCATGCGCTCGCGCGGGCGACTCGGGGGCTGCCCCAGCCCGGTGCAGGCCTGATTCCCGGGCTCGCCGTCGGCGACACGGGGGGAGTCAGCGTCGAACTCGACTCTCAGATGAAGGCCAGTTCGCTCTCGCATCTGACGGCGGTCTCGGGGGCCAACTGCGCGATCGTGGTCGGGCTCGCCTTCGGTGCGGCAGCACTCTGCGGCGCTCGACGCAGCGTGCGCGTGGGGGTCGGGATGCTGGCCCTCGGTGGCTTCGTGCTGCTGGTCACACCCGAGCCGAGCGTGGTGCGCGCCGCCGCCATGGCGGCCATCGCGATGCTCGGCGTGCTGCTGGGGCGGCGCGGGGCCGGGCTGTCGCTGCTGTGTGCAGCGGTCGTGGTGTGCGTGGTGGCCGACCCGTGGCTTGCCGCCTCGATGGGGTTCGCGCTGTCGGTGGTGGCCACGGCGGCGCTGCTGACACTGGCGGCACCGCTGACCCGCGGTCTGAGCAGGCGCCTGCCGCGCGCGCTGGCCCTGGCCCTGGCGGTGCCGTTGGCCGCGCAGCTGGCGTGCGGGCCGCTGCTGATCGTGATCAATCCCACCGTGCCGCTGTACGGCGTGATCGCGAACCTGCTCGCCGCACCGGCGGCACCCGTGGCCACCGTGCTGGGGCTGGCCGCCTGCCTGGCGGCGCCGATTCCGCTGCTCGCATCGGGACTGGTGGCTCTGACCTGGGTGCCGGCCGCGTGGATCGCCGCGGTCGCCGCGACATCGGTCGATCTGCCGGCGAGCGCCGTGCCGTGGATCGAAGGATGGCCCGGAGCAGTGCTCCTTGCGGTTGTGGGGGCAGCCATCGGGGTGCTGATCCTGCCGCCCGGGCACCGACGCGGGCAGCGCGCTGTTCGCGCCGCATCGGCGTTGCTGATGGCCGTGGTGCTGGGAGTGGGCGGCGGATCGGCGGCGCTGCGCGCGGCAGTGGGACCGTTGACCCTGCCGGGCACGTGGGCGATCGCAGCGTGCGATGTCGGTCAGGGCGACGCCTTGCTCGTGCGTTCTGCATCGGCGGTGGCCCTCATCGACACCGGGCCGGACCCCGGTGCGCTGCGAGCGTGCCTGGACAGATTCGGCATAGAGCGGATCGACATCCTTGTGCTCACCCACTACGACCTCGACCACGTCGGCGGAGTGGATGCGGTCATCGGACGTGCGGACATCGTGCTGCACGGGCCGCCCGCTTCGGCGACCGATCGGCGCACGCTCGCGCGGCTGGCCGGTGGTGGCGCGCAGGTGGTGGACGCCTGGGCCGGCACGGCGGGGCGGCTCGGAGGCGCGACCTGGACGGTCCTGTGGCCCCGGGAGGGGGACCGGGTGTTCACTTCGGGCAACCAGGCCGGTGTCGTCTGGGACGTCCGCGGCGGCGGGGTACCGGCATCCCTCTTCCTCGCCGACCTGGATGCCACGTCCCAGCGGGCTCTGCTGGGCACGCGCGCGCTGCGGCCTCCGTACTCGGTCGTCAAAGTCGCCCATCACGGCTCGGCCGACCAATCGCCCCAGCTGTACCGTGCGGCGGCCGGTGCGGTGGCCCTGATCTCCGTCGGTCTCGGCAACGACTACGGTCATCCGCGCGAGAAGACGCTGACCTTTCTGCGCGCGGACGGATACGTCATTGCGCGGACCGACCATTCCGGTGTCGTCACGGTCGCACCCGCGCACGACGGGGTCGGGGTGTGGCGTGAGCGGCCGTCGTGA
- a CDS encoding NUDIX domain-containing protein, producing MLGGNIEFGETARDATVREISEEIGLTLPHAELVRGVETHEQRPRASDTDIPALYGGTTPSPRGAES from the coding sequence CTGCTCGGCGGCAACATCGAGTTCGGCGAGACCGCACGCGATGCAACCGTACGGGAGATCTCCGAGGAGATCGGTCTGACGTTGCCGCACGCCGAGCTGGTCCGGGGCGTCGAGACGCATGAACAGCGGCCACGCGCCTCGGACACTGACATCCCAGCGTTGTACGGTGGGACAACCCCTTCACCTCGAGGAGCCGAATCGTGA
- the leuS gene encoding leucine--tRNA ligase, translating into MSQITASDIAADGVFDPHAIQAKWQKLWSEQDPFRAGGEGDERPRKYILAMFPYPSGDLHMGHAENYLYSDIVARYWRHRGYNVLNPIGWDSFGLPAENAAILRGADPREWTYANIAQQKESFHQYGVSFDWSRELHTSDPEYYRWNQWLFQRLFERGLAYRKSSPVNWCPNDQTVLANEQVVDGHCERCGAEVVKKKLTQWYFRITDYADRLLDDLDALEGHWPSKVVQMQRNWIGRSVGADIDFEIEGRAEKVTVFSTRPDTLYGATFFVVAPDSDLAAELVGEAPSDVRMQFQEYLGRVQKQTDIERQSTDRPKTGVFLGRYAINPVNGERLPIWAADYVLADYGHGAVMAVPAHDQRDLDFARAFDLPVKVVVDTTTGVEGEASLADLDPAVTGVALVGEGRMVNSGALDGLGKKDAIAGMIAELEKHESGHGTTTFRLRDWLISRQRFWGTPIPMIHTDDGQIVPVPADQLPVVLPQAKDLDLKPKGQSPLGAATEWVTTTDPATGAPARRDPDTMDTFVDSSWYFLRFMSPASDAHAFPSDEAARWAPVDFYIGGVEHAILHLLYARFITKVLHDMGLVDFDEPFSSLINQGMVILDGAKMSKSKGNLVVFQDELDAHGADALRTALAFAGPVEDDKDWADVSATGATKFLARALRVAQDVATPAGVDAATGDAALRRIAHRVLADVPALVEHTKFNVVVARLMELVNATRKAIDSGVGSADAAVREAAEVTALVLDMVAPHTAEEMWSILGHEPFVGLAVWPAADEALLVEQTVTAIVQIDGKVRATLEVPTAITADELEAQARADERVLRSLAGRDIQRAVVRAPKVVSFSTK; encoded by the coding sequence GTGTCTCAGATCACTGCTTCTGATATCGCCGCTGACGGCGTCTTCGATCCGCATGCGATCCAGGCGAAGTGGCAGAAGCTCTGGTCCGAGCAGGACCCTTTCCGTGCCGGGGGCGAGGGCGATGAGCGCCCGCGCAAGTACATCCTGGCGATGTTCCCGTACCCGTCGGGCGACCTGCACATGGGGCACGCCGAGAACTATCTGTACTCGGACATCGTCGCCCGCTACTGGCGGCACCGCGGCTACAACGTGCTCAACCCGATCGGGTGGGATTCCTTCGGGCTGCCCGCAGAGAATGCCGCGATCCTGCGCGGGGCCGACCCGCGTGAGTGGACCTACGCGAACATCGCCCAGCAGAAGGAGAGCTTTCACCAGTACGGCGTCTCGTTCGACTGGAGCCGCGAGCTGCACACCAGCGACCCTGAGTACTACCGGTGGAACCAGTGGCTGTTCCAGCGACTGTTCGAGCGGGGGCTGGCCTATCGCAAGTCCAGCCCGGTCAACTGGTGCCCGAACGATCAGACGGTGCTGGCCAACGAGCAGGTCGTCGACGGGCATTGCGAGCGCTGCGGCGCGGAGGTCGTGAAGAAGAAGCTGACGCAGTGGTACTTCCGCATCACAGACTACGCCGACCGGCTGCTGGACGACCTGGACGCCCTTGAGGGCCACTGGCCGTCGAAGGTCGTGCAGATGCAGCGCAACTGGATCGGCCGATCGGTCGGCGCTGACATCGACTTCGAGATCGAAGGCCGGGCAGAGAAGGTCACGGTGTTCTCCACGCGCCCCGACACGCTCTACGGCGCGACGTTCTTCGTCGTGGCACCCGACTCCGATCTGGCCGCCGAGCTGGTCGGCGAGGCGCCGTCAGACGTTCGTATGCAGTTCCAGGAATATCTCGGACGCGTGCAGAAGCAGACCGACATCGAGCGACAGAGCACCGACCGGCCGAAGACCGGCGTGTTCCTGGGCCGCTACGCGATCAACCCGGTCAACGGCGAGCGGCTGCCGATCTGGGCGGCCGACTATGTGCTGGCCGACTACGGCCACGGCGCTGTCATGGCCGTGCCTGCGCACGACCAGCGCGACCTCGACTTCGCCCGCGCCTTCGACCTGCCGGTGAAGGTCGTCGTCGACACGACCACCGGTGTCGAGGGCGAGGCATCCCTCGCCGACCTCGACCCCGCTGTCACCGGCGTGGCGCTCGTCGGCGAAGGCCGCATGGTCAACTCCGGTGCGCTGGACGGTCTGGGCAAGAAAGATGCCATCGCCGGCATGATCGCCGAGCTCGAGAAGCACGAGTCCGGTCACGGCACCACGACGTTCCGCCTGCGCGACTGGCTGATCTCACGACAGCGGTTCTGGGGCACGCCCATTCCGATGATCCACACCGACGACGGCCAGATCGTGCCGGTCCCGGCCGATCAGCTGCCGGTGGTGCTGCCGCAGGCCAAGGACCTCGACCTCAAGCCCAAGGGCCAGTCGCCGCTGGGCGCTGCCACGGAATGGGTCACCACGACCGACCCCGCCACCGGCGCGCCCGCCCGCCGGGACCCCGACACGATGGACACCTTCGTCGACAGCTCGTGGTACTTCCTGCGCTTCATGTCGCCGGCCTCGGACGCGCACGCCTTCCCGTCGGACGAGGCCGCCCGCTGGGCTCCGGTGGACTTCTACATCGGCGGCGTCGAGCACGCGATCTTGCACCTGCTGTACGCGCGGTTCATCACGAAGGTGCTGCACGACATGGGGCTGGTCGATTTCGACGAGCCGTTCTCGAGCCTGATCAACCAGGGCATGGTGATCTTGGACGGCGCGAAGATGTCGAAGTCGAAGGGCAACCTGGTCGTCTTCCAAGACGAGCTGGACGCTCACGGCGCCGACGCGCTGCGCACGGCGCTGGCCTTCGCCGGCCCCGTGGAAGACGACAAGGACTGGGCGGATGTCTCGGCCACCGGTGCCACGAAGTTCCTGGCGCGAGCGCTGCGCGTCGCCCAGGACGTGGCGACCCCTGCGGGGGTGGATGCCGCAACCGGCGACGCCGCGCTGCGGCGGATCGCCCACCGTGTGCTGGCCGACGTGCCCGCACTGGTCGAGCACACGAAGTTCAATGTGGTCGTGGCGCGGCTGATGGAGCTGGTCAACGCCACGCGCAAGGCCATCGACAGCGGCGTGGGTTCTGCCGACGCGGCTGTGCGTGAGGCGGCCGAGGTCACGGCGCTGGTGCTGGACATGGTGGCGCCGCACACCGCGGAGGAGATGTGGTCGATCCTCGGCCACGAGCCGTTCGTGGGCCTGGCCGTCTGGCCCGCCGCCGACGAGGCGCTGCTGGTCGAGCAGACCGTGACGGCCATCGTGCAGATCGACGGCAAGGTGCGCGCGACGCTCGAGGTGCCCACGGCGATCACTGCCGACGAACTCGAGGCGCAGGCCCGGGCGGACGAGCGTGTGCTGCGGTCACTGGCCGGTCGCGACATCCAGCGCGCCGTGGTGCGAGCCCCCAAGGTGGTCAGCTTCAGCACGAAGTAG
- a CDS encoding helix-hairpin-helix domain-containing protein, which produces MSTESPPPLSPRRRLGLGAVIVVMLVALAVTVGIGILRGRSAPTQEVAVTARPTPSASVAVYVHVSGAVRKPGLYVLPAAARLVDAVAAAGGFAKDAARDGVNLARPVADGEQVIVPRKGEAPPATAGGAASGPAVGAGAHPAGKVNLNTADAAALDSLPRVGPAIAQRIIDWRTQNGRFTSVEDLLAVPGIGEKMLASLRDLVTV; this is translated from the coding sequence GTGTCCACCGAGTCGCCGCCTCCGCTCTCGCCGCGGCGGCGATTGGGCCTGGGTGCGGTGATCGTGGTGATGCTGGTCGCCCTCGCCGTGACGGTGGGCATCGGCATCCTGCGTGGACGATCCGCGCCCACGCAAGAGGTGGCGGTCACCGCTCGGCCGACACCGTCGGCGAGCGTGGCCGTGTACGTGCACGTGTCGGGGGCCGTGCGCAAGCCAGGACTGTATGTGCTGCCGGCGGCAGCCCGCCTGGTGGACGCGGTGGCAGCTGCGGGCGGCTTCGCCAAGGATGCTGCGCGCGACGGCGTGAACCTCGCTCGCCCGGTGGCCGACGGCGAGCAGGTCATCGTGCCCCGCAAAGGCGAGGCGCCGCCCGCGACGGCAGGCGGTGCGGCATCCGGTCCCGCCGTCGGCGCGGGCGCGCACCCGGCCGGCAAGGTGAACCTGAACACCGCCGACGCTGCCGCCCTCGACTCGCTGCCGCGCGTCGGGCCCGCGATCGCCCAGCGCATCATCGACTGGCGCACCCAGAACGGCCGGTTCACCAGCGTCGAAGACCTCCTCGCGGTGCCCGGCATCGGTGAGAAGATGCTGGCGTCGCTGCGCGATCTGGTCACGGTGTGA